One Lactobacillus sp. CBA3606 DNA segment encodes these proteins:
- a CDS encoding class I SAM-dependent RNA methyltransferase, with product MEEFRLIATAASGIEALVGRELRDLGYQTQVENSRVRFNGTIKDVLRTNLWLRTADRIKIIVGEFNAYTFDELFEKTLALPWDQFLPMDAEFPVEGKSRNSKLHSVPDVQSIVKKAIVNQLSSTYHRSGHLPETGALFPLEVAINKDKVLLTLDTTGSSLFKRGYRVEKGSAPLKENMAAALVMLAKWYPDNAFVDPVCGSGTIPIEAAMLARNLAPGFNRSFACEKWDWVPKGLSQELRDEADSQADYETELDISGYDIDGKMIDIAKLNAQEAGLLDDINFKQLAVKDFTTEKVNGVIIANPPYGERLSDRESVRVLYEQMGDVYAKLPSWSKYILTSDLEFEDYFGKKATKRRKLYNGALRTDYFQYWGKRIRPARTEN from the coding sequence ATGGAAGAATTTAGATTAATTGCGACCGCAGCCAGCGGGATTGAAGCCTTAGTTGGCCGAGAATTACGGGATTTAGGGTATCAAACGCAAGTTGAAAATAGCCGTGTTCGGTTTAATGGGACGATTAAGGATGTTTTACGGACAAACTTATGGTTACGGACGGCTGATCGGATTAAAATTATCGTGGGCGAATTTAACGCCTATACTTTCGATGAACTATTCGAAAAAACCTTGGCCTTACCTTGGGATCAATTTTTACCAATGGATGCGGAGTTCCCGGTTGAAGGTAAGTCACGGAACTCAAAGTTACACAGTGTGCCAGATGTTCAGTCAATCGTAAAAAAAGCGATTGTTAATCAATTATCTAGTACCTATCATCGGAGTGGGCACTTACCAGAAACCGGCGCCTTGTTCCCGTTGGAAGTTGCGATTAATAAAGATAAGGTCTTGTTAACCCTTGATACCACGGGTAGTAGCTTGTTTAAGCGTGGCTATCGGGTTGAAAAAGGGAGTGCGCCATTAAAGGAAAATATGGCCGCCGCCTTAGTGATGTTAGCCAAATGGTATCCGGATAATGCGTTTGTCGACCCAGTTTGTGGTTCTGGAACGATTCCGATTGAAGCAGCGATGTTAGCACGGAATTTAGCACCTGGTTTTAACCGTTCTTTTGCTTGTGAAAAGTGGGATTGGGTGCCGAAAGGTCTCAGTCAAGAGTTACGGGATGAAGCAGATAGTCAAGCTGATTATGAGACAGAATTAGATATCAGTGGGTATGATATTGATGGCAAGATGATTGATATTGCTAAGCTGAATGCACAAGAAGCTGGGTTGTTAGATGATATCAACTTCAAACAGCTGGCGGTCAAAGACTTCACAACAGAAAAAGTGAATGGGGTCATTATTGCCAACCCACCTTATGGGGAACGGTTAAGTGATCGTGAGAGTGTCCGGGTCCTTTACGAACAGATGGGTGATGTATATGCCAAGTTACCTAGTTGGAGTAAATACATTTTAACCAGTGATCTTGAGTTTGAAGATTACTTTGGTAAAAAGGCCACTAAACGGCGGAAATTGTATAATGGTGCGTTACGGACGGATTACTTCCAATATTGGGGAAAACGTATTCGACCAGCGCGGACTGAAAATTAA
- a CDS encoding nitroreductase family protein, with protein sequence MENQFINLQSKRRSIYALGKNLTQANADLVKFIEAAIKNAPSAFNNQTVRAVILFNQYHDQLWDMTADRLKSEVPSEAAYQKTVEKLNGFKAAYGTILYFTDTDVVKQNEADFPLYAANFADWSEQGQGNAQYSVWTALAENGIGANLQHYNPLIDDGVAKAYDIPANWKLRAEMPFGSIEAGAGDKEFMADADRFKVFE encoded by the coding sequence ATGGAAAATCAATTCATTAATTTACAAAGTAAACGTCGTTCAATCTATGCTTTAGGTAAGAATTTAACGCAGGCTAATGCTGATTTAGTTAAATTCATTGAAGCTGCCATTAAGAACGCCCCTTCAGCTTTTAACAATCAAACGGTTCGGGCTGTGATTCTATTCAATCAATATCATGATCAACTTTGGGACATGACTGCTGATCGTTTGAAGTCAGAAGTGCCTTCTGAAGCAGCGTACCAAAAGACCGTTGAAAAGTTAAACGGCTTCAAGGCGGCTTATGGGACCATCTTGTACTTTACCGATACTGATGTTGTTAAGCAAAATGAAGCTGATTTTCCATTATATGCGGCTAACTTTGCTGATTGGTCAGAACAAGGCCAAGGTAATGCCCAATACAGTGTATGGACTGCGTTAGCTGAAAATGGGATCGGCGCTAATCTGCAACATTACAATCCACTAATCGATGACGGTGTTGCTAAAGCTTACGATATTCCAGCTAACTGGAAATTACGGGCCGAAATGCCATTTGGTTCAATTGAAGCCGGTGCCGGTGATAAAGAATTTATGGCCGATGCTGATCGATTTAAGGTTTTTGAATAA
- a CDS encoding leucine-rich repeat domain-containing protein, whose amino-acid sequence MHDEQLKKQLTAKKKWLYTGITVLGIGAEVGLTNGLIANAATSTTTTVQTATTSASSATEQTSSQTATSNQSSADSRTTASMASSTEEASSTVSSASNNAVTSAASTSSATSQVTASAVSTTTSTAPVAVESQTSTVTVTSTESEVATASAAVTPSSSYAQTATVASQAAPVTTVRATVKALGTTTTATADDVSDFNFSLDATGTVYTVTGYTGARQKQNAGGQTPTAGYQTAITIPDTYNGHDVTAIADNAFNNDGSENDNLTIVSALTAVTFGKNIQTIGANAFQANQLTAVSLPDSAWLIGASAFANNQLTTVTFPGVTVIGAGAFANNQLSGTLTLPTRLTTIGDNAFLNNALTGLTMGAAVISIGTAAFAGNQLTGTLSLPDTLTSIGDQAFLNNQLTTLTLGQAIKTIGDSSFSGNQLAGILVVPATLTTIGDQAFYQNDLTQLILGSSVKSIGTSAFANNQLSGTLVLSAGLTDLGDAAFENNDLTQVSFGNQLAEIKVATFANNALTGTLNLNNGLTTIDEQAFYNNALTGLALGADVTTIGTSAFEKNHLTGQLTLDDALTTVDERAFYDNQLTGLTLGRSVNTLGVSAFENNQLTGNLTLDAALVTINKRAFYDNHLVRLTFNQVLTMVGTLAFADNQLTGALVLPPSLVTVEAGAFEMNQITSISFGGLTTINDAVFSHNNLTVLVIPADITYIGNQAFEASGITALTIGAGVAAIGTAAFANDDINGTLYLPSALLYIGDQAFTTNQLTALTGGTAVKTIGTESFAKNLLTRLSLADSVTDIGQSAFENNHLTTLQLGQGLNNISERAFATNDLQQLNANAAVNQILTAAFAEQTDLTVTVAATATTVVGIRAALIAKLGLNNLDLSGLTLRVGNQALAYDEATDTLTLPITATALARTSDASLTVTLTSTGAGQYGVNTLTLDLSPEMVTAMVAISSNLGVQSVNATGEIGRTIQIMVPTVAGYTADKPSVTATVTVDGTITTDEAIVYTGNQVTNDVTIDSNLGNQVVIAVSGQVGSTVLVRVPAVVGYTANKTSVTAVVNSDGTITTDEAIVYTGNQITSDITISSNLGNQLVKAVHGQVGESVSISVPEMAGYIADKINVRATVNANGTITTKQVIVYTGNYMISDVLIRSNRGNQYITAGGQVGTIIQITVPNLSGYTANKTSVQAVVHTDGTITTAETIDYIGNQITGVVTVTSNRGQQVVKNVNGQVGTNVLIKAPKIKGYATKQTTMLAWVQPDGTFKVTMPLVYTELKPRYQPEIQLKSDEKSVNAKRFDRTPVSDQQQAIFGINGNFNLNFKQATILSKSMVISPMLKPSKGRVIKSKSVVPTIRLSNQTTLPKTNESGNSWRWLGLVSLIIINLAGLKLRRH is encoded by the coding sequence ATGCATGATGAGCAACTAAAAAAACAACTGACAGCAAAGAAAAAGTGGTTATATACCGGGATTACAGTCTTAGGGATTGGTGCCGAAGTTGGCTTGACTAATGGGTTAATTGCGAATGCAGCGACTAGTACGACAACAACGGTGCAGACTGCAACGACTAGTGCTTCTTCAGCAACTGAACAAACGTCAAGTCAAACCGCAACGAGTAATCAAAGTAGTGCTGATAGTCGTACAACTGCTAGCATGGCTTCTTCAACCGAGGAGGCTAGTTCAACTGTATCAAGTGCCAGCAATAATGCTGTCACTAGTGCTGCTTCGACTAGTTCGGCGACTAGTCAAGTAACGGCTAGTGCCGTTTCAACGACGACCAGCACAGCACCTGTGGCGGTTGAATCACAAACGAGTACTGTAACGGTGACTTCAACCGAAAGTGAGGTTGCTACCGCATCAGCCGCAGTTACCCCTAGTAGTAGTTATGCACAAACGGCAACGGTTGCTAGTCAGGCGGCGCCCGTTACAACGGTTCGTGCAACTGTCAAAGCTTTAGGAACGACCACAACAGCGACGGCGGATGACGTGTCTGATTTTAACTTTAGCTTAGATGCAACTGGCACAGTTTATACAGTAACTGGTTACACCGGTGCGCGCCAGAAACAAAACGCAGGTGGTCAAACACCAACGGCTGGGTACCAAACAGCAATCACGATTCCAGATACTTATAATGGTCATGACGTGACGGCCATTGCTGACAACGCTTTCAACAATGACGGTTCCGAAAATGATAATTTGACAATTGTTAGCGCTTTAACGGCGGTGACTTTTGGTAAAAATATTCAAACAATTGGCGCCAATGCCTTTCAAGCTAATCAACTCACTGCGGTTAGTTTACCAGATTCGGCTTGGTTAATTGGTGCCAGCGCCTTTGCCAATAATCAATTAACGACAGTGACATTTCCTGGAGTAACGGTGATTGGTGCGGGTGCGTTTGCAAATAATCAATTGTCAGGAACTTTGACGCTACCAACTAGGTTAACGACAATTGGAGATAACGCTTTTCTGAATAATGCGTTGACGGGATTAACGATGGGAGCGGCAGTCATTTCAATTGGGACGGCAGCCTTTGCCGGTAATCAGTTGACGGGGACGTTGAGTTTGCCGGATACGCTAACTTCAATTGGGGATCAAGCCTTTCTAAATAATCAATTAACCACCTTAACGTTAGGCCAAGCAATTAAGACGATTGGTGATTCGTCTTTTTCGGGCAATCAATTGGCGGGAATATTAGTCGTACCAGCAACGCTAACCACGATTGGGGATCAAGCTTTTTATCAGAATGACCTCACGCAGCTCATTTTGGGGTCGAGTGTGAAATCAATCGGAACGTCAGCATTTGCGAATAACCAACTTAGTGGCACGCTAGTTTTATCGGCTGGATTAACTGATTTGGGGGACGCTGCATTTGAAAATAATGATTTGACACAGGTTAGCTTTGGCAATCAGCTGGCTGAAATTAAGGTAGCAACGTTTGCCAACAATGCGTTGACGGGGACCTTAAACTTAAATAATGGCTTAACGACGATTGATGAACAAGCTTTTTATAATAATGCATTGACTGGGTTAGCATTGGGAGCTGATGTAACTACAATTGGAACGTCGGCCTTTGAAAAAAATCACCTCACAGGTCAACTCACATTAGATGATGCGTTAACAACAGTCGATGAACGGGCTTTTTATGATAATCAACTAACGGGACTTACGTTAGGTCGTTCGGTCAATACGTTGGGCGTTTCGGCCTTTGAGAACAACCAATTAACGGGCAACTTAACATTAGATGCGGCCTTAGTCACGATTAATAAACGAGCTTTTTATGATAATCACCTAGTGAGGCTGACTTTTAATCAGGTTTTAACGATGGTTGGCACATTGGCATTCGCTGACAATCAGCTTACTGGTGCGTTGGTGTTGCCGCCTTCACTAGTGACAGTGGAAGCGGGTGCATTTGAAATGAATCAGATTACGAGCATTAGTTTTGGCGGGCTAACAACGATTAATGATGCGGTTTTTAGCCATAACAATTTAACTGTGTTAGTGATTCCAGCTGATATTACTTACATTGGTAATCAGGCGTTTGAAGCTAGTGGTATCACTGCTTTAACTATAGGCGCCGGGGTGGCCGCGATTGGGACGGCGGCTTTTGCAAACGACGATATTAATGGGACATTGTATTTGCCAAGTGCGCTATTGTATATTGGCGATCAAGCATTTACAACGAATCAGTTGACAGCATTGACAGGTGGAACCGCAGTTAAGACCATCGGGACTGAATCTTTTGCGAAAAATCTGCTGACACGGCTAAGTTTAGCAGATAGTGTGACTGATATTGGTCAGTCGGCTTTTGAAAATAATCACTTAACAACGCTCCAATTAGGTCAGGGGTTAAACAATATTTCCGAGCGGGCGTTTGCGACTAATGACTTGCAGCAATTAAATGCCAATGCTGCAGTTAACCAGATTTTAACGGCGGCGTTTGCTGAACAGACTGATTTAACGGTTACGGTAGCTGCCACGGCGACGACAGTAGTTGGAATTAGAGCCGCACTGATTGCTAAACTTGGCTTGAATAATCTAGATTTATCCGGGTTAACCTTGAGGGTAGGCAATCAGGCTTTGGCATATGATGAAGCCACAGATACGTTAACCTTACCAATCACGGCAACTGCGTTAGCTAGAACTAGTGATGCTAGCTTAACGGTTACGCTAACGTCGACGGGAGCTGGTCAATATGGCGTTAATACGTTGACGTTGGATTTGTCACCAGAAATGGTTACAGCAATGGTTGCCATTTCTAGTAACTTAGGCGTTCAATCGGTTAACGCAACCGGTGAAATTGGACGTACTATTCAAATTATGGTGCCAACAGTAGCCGGTTATACGGCGGATAAGCCGAGTGTAACGGCGACTGTGACTGTCGATGGGACGATTACGACCGATGAGGCAATTGTCTATACAGGTAATCAAGTGACTAACGATGTGACGATTGATAGTAACTTAGGTAATCAAGTTGTTATAGCGGTAAGCGGCCAAGTTGGTAGCACTGTGCTGGTAAGGGTTCCAGCAGTAGTTGGTTATACGGCTAATAAAACTAGTGTAACGGCTGTGGTGAATTCCGATGGCACAATCACAACTGATGAGGCGATTGTCTATACCGGTAATCAAATCACTAGTGATATCACAATTAGCAGTAACTTAGGCAATCAGCTGGTTAAAGCGGTGCACGGTCAAGTTGGTGAAAGTGTATCAATAAGCGTACCAGAGATGGCCGGCTATATCGCGGATAAAATTAATGTGCGGGCGACCGTGAATGCCAATGGCACCATTACCACGAAACAAGTTATTGTTTATACTGGTAATTATATGATCAGTGATGTGCTTATTAGGAGTAATCGAGGCAACCAATATATCACTGCTGGTGGGCAAGTGGGCACAATTATCCAAATTACGGTGCCAAACTTAAGCGGCTATACGGCTAACAAGACTAGTGTCCAAGCCGTGGTTCATACGGATGGCACGATTACGACCGCTGAAACAATTGACTATATTGGCAATCAGATTACAGGCGTTGTGACAGTGACGAGTAATCGAGGCCAGCAAGTTGTTAAAAACGTTAATGGTCAGGTAGGAACTAATGTCCTGATTAAAGCGCCTAAAATTAAAGGGTATGCAACCAAACAAACCACCATGCTAGCATGGGTTCAACCGGATGGGACTTTTAAGGTGACGATGCCGCTGGTCTATACGGAGTTAAAGCCGCGTTATCAGCCTGAGATTCAACTAAAATCAGATGAAAAATCGGTTAATGCTAAACGATTTGATAGAACCCCAGTCAGTGACCAACAGCAGGCGATTTTTGGAATTAATGGCAACTTTAATCTGAATTTTAAACAAGCCACAATACTGAGCAAATCAATGGTGATTAGCCCAATGTTAAAGCCCTCAAAGGGTCGAGTAATTAAGTCTAAAAGTGTGGTGCCAACAATCAGACTTAGTAATCAGACAACTTTACCTAAAACTAATGAAAGTGGAAACAGTTGGCGTTGGCTAGGGTTAGTAAGTTTAATTATCATTAACTTAGCCGGATTAAAATTACGGCGGCACTAA
- a CDS encoding Y-family DNA polymerase: MFIDKEPRGVYFLIDNKSFYASVEAIQRGLNPLKVPLVVMSEQANTNGGLILATSPTAKQLFHLKANVSRQRDLPRDPRLMVVPPRMNLYIQRNLQINQIFSRFVAEEDLLPYSIDESLLNCTHSLRLYGKNPRELAQLIQKTIRQELGLYTTVGIGDNPVQAKIALDIYAKHNPDLIGEIHYETVPQKIWTIPEITDVWSIGSRTAKRLATLGIQNMNDLAHYNPYLLKQQLGLMGAQLFAVAWGVDRSDMRYRPQTRAASLGNSQVLSRDYHNPIEIKTVIKEIGEQVAARLRSHHKLASQLSLSLGFSFATTQDDGRNGFTKTIAIDPTNSNSEITQALYYLFKTNWTKQPIRHISVYATKLSPNAGQQLNSFQDTQQQQKKAQINQVVDDIRNRFGFTKLVYGNSLLTGSTAIQRASLVGGHNGGNAYD; encoded by the coding sequence ATGTTCATAGATAAGGAACCCCGGGGCGTCTATTTCTTAATTGATAATAAGTCGTTTTATGCTAGTGTTGAGGCCATTCAGCGTGGGCTTAATCCGCTCAAAGTGCCATTAGTCGTTATGAGTGAACAGGCTAACACTAATGGCGGGCTCATTCTGGCAACCTCCCCGACTGCTAAACAATTATTTCATTTGAAAGCGAACGTGTCCCGCCAACGTGATTTACCTCGCGATCCACGCTTAATGGTCGTGCCGCCGCGAATGAATTTATATATTCAGCGCAACTTACAAATTAATCAAATCTTTTCACGTTTTGTCGCCGAAGAAGATCTATTACCCTACTCAATTGATGAAAGTCTCCTAAATTGTACCCACTCCTTGCGTCTTTATGGTAAGAACCCCAGAGAGCTAGCACAATTAATCCAGAAAACGATTCGGCAAGAATTGGGGTTATATACAACCGTTGGTATTGGCGATAACCCGGTCCAAGCTAAAATTGCCTTAGACATTTACGCCAAACACAATCCAGATTTAATTGGTGAAATCCATTACGAAACGGTGCCACAAAAAATTTGGACAATCCCTGAAATAACTGATGTTTGGAGTATTGGATCACGAACAGCTAAACGCCTAGCAACGCTTGGTATCCAAAATATGAATGACTTAGCGCACTATAATCCTTACTTACTCAAACAACAGTTGGGCCTCATGGGCGCGCAATTATTTGCAGTTGCTTGGGGTGTCGATCGTAGTGATATGCGGTATCGGCCCCAAACACGTGCAGCTAGTCTAGGTAATTCCCAGGTGCTCTCCCGTGATTATCATAATCCAATCGAAATCAAAACAGTCATTAAAGAAATCGGTGAACAAGTCGCTGCTCGTTTGCGTAGCCATCACAAATTGGCTAGTCAGCTATCATTGAGTCTAGGCTTTTCGTTTGCCACAACGCAAGATGACGGTCGGAATGGCTTTACAAAAACAATTGCGATTGATCCAACCAATAGCAATTCTGAGATCACTCAGGCCCTATACTATTTATTCAAAACCAATTGGACGAAGCAGCCAATCCGTCATATTTCGGTCTACGCCACTAAATTAAGCCCTAATGCTGGTCAACAATTGAATTCATTTCAAGATACACAGCAACAACAGAAAAAAGCCCAAATTAATCAGGTTGTTGACGACATCCGTAACCGTTTTGGCTTCACTAAATTAGTCTATGGCAATAGTTTACTGACTGGTAGTACCGCGATTCAACGGGCATCGTTAGTTGGTGGTCACAATGGTGGTAATGCCTATGACTGA
- a CDS encoding ATP-binding cassette domain-containing protein codes for MAAINAIEVNHLSKRFGQKTVVDDISFNVRQGTVFGLLGPNGAGKTTTLRMMTTLLQATTGQVKIFGHDTRLEGRLARSMFGLTGQYAAVDEDISARENLMIFSRLNGLSRLAAKQRTAELLTEFSLTQSADQALKHFSGGMRRRLDLAVSLITRPALIFLDEPTTGLDPRTRTQMWTTIRQLVKQGSTIILTTQYLDEADQLADELAIIDHGKLVRMGTPAELKQQVGGLKLKLMIDQAGQVTPAMQVLTAQVADGIQQTGQQFSLRVNKFSQVAPILTVLNQAGIAFSQLVVQEPSLDDVFMKLTVGKN; via the coding sequence ATGGCAGCTATTAATGCAATTGAAGTTAATCATTTGAGCAAGCGATTTGGACAAAAGACAGTGGTGGATGATATTTCGTTTAACGTGCGTCAGGGAACGGTCTTTGGGCTACTAGGCCCTAACGGTGCTGGCAAGACGACAACGTTACGGATGATGACGACGTTACTGCAAGCAACCACCGGGCAGGTGAAAATATTTGGTCACGATACGCGTCTAGAGGGGCGGTTAGCACGGTCAATGTTTGGGTTAACTGGTCAATATGCAGCTGTTGATGAAGATATTTCAGCACGCGAAAATCTGATGATCTTTTCACGACTAAATGGTCTTTCACGTTTAGCGGCTAAGCAACGTACGGCTGAACTGCTGACTGAATTTTCATTAACGCAGTCTGCGGATCAGGCATTAAAGCACTTTTCCGGTGGCATGCGTCGCCGGCTGGATTTGGCAGTTAGTTTGATTACGCGACCAGCCCTCATCTTTTTAGATGAACCGACTACGGGGCTCGATCCGCGGACCAGAACCCAGATGTGGACGACAATTCGTCAACTAGTGAAGCAAGGGTCAACCATTATTTTGACGACCCAGTATTTAGATGAGGCCGATCAATTAGCGGATGAGCTGGCAATCATTGATCACGGTAAGTTAGTGCGCATGGGGACGCCGGCGGAACTCAAACAGCAGGTTGGCGGGCTTAAGTTAAAACTGATGATTGACCAGGCAGGACAGGTGACACCAGCGATGCAGGTGTTGACGGCACAAGTGGCTGATGGTATTCAACAAACCGGGCAACAGTTCAGCTTGCGGGTAAATAAATTTTCACAGGTTGCGCCAATCTTGACGGTGCTTAATCAAGCTGGAATTGCGTTTAGCCAATTAGTTGTTCAGGAACCTTCGCTGGATGATGTCTTTATGAAGTTAACCGTCGGTAAGAATTAA
- a CDS encoding ABC transporter permease: MEMQTYKRHLGMNIATMAYRNLLKTIHNPDRFMDVIIQPIMFMLMFGYLFGGAIAGGVKAYLPTIVPGILIQTMLSAASGSGAQIREDLDSGVFDRFKSLPMAHIAPLAGQLFADSLRLLIAAMTSLATGYVMGWRPAVGVGWVVVIGLLAIFSGWALSWLFALLGLLAKSAGAVQSVSLMTMLVLSFMSNAFVPLHSLTKPLQVIARLNPVTYVITAIRQILVTGSWTSEALLVLLVDVGIVVVCAPLAVWAYDRN, from the coding sequence ATGGAGATGCAAACGTACAAGCGTCATTTAGGCATGAATATAGCCACGATGGCTTATCGAAATTTACTGAAGACCATTCATAATCCGGATAGATTTATGGATGTGATTATACAACCAATTATGTTTATGTTGATGTTTGGTTATCTGTTTGGGGGGGCGATTGCGGGCGGTGTCAAAGCTTACTTGCCAACCATTGTGCCCGGGATTTTGATTCAAACGATGCTCTCAGCGGCGTCTGGTTCTGGCGCACAAATCAGAGAGGATCTCGACTCAGGGGTCTTTGATCGGTTTAAATCCTTACCGATGGCACACATTGCACCGTTGGCCGGCCAGCTATTTGCCGATAGCTTACGCTTATTGATTGCAGCCATGACGTCATTGGCAACCGGGTATGTCATGGGTTGGCGCCCTGCCGTGGGGGTTGGCTGGGTCGTGGTGATTGGATTATTAGCCATTTTTTCAGGTTGGGCGTTGTCATGGCTGTTTGCGTTGCTTGGCTTGTTGGCTAAAAGTGCGGGGGCCGTTCAAAGTGTTTCATTAATGACGATGTTAGTGTTGTCATTCATGTCAAATGCTTTTGTACCGCTACATTCACTGACCAAGCCGCTACAGGTGATTGCCCGTCTAAATCCGGTGACCTACGTTATTACCGCAATCCGCCAGATCCTGGTAACCGGTAGCTGGACATCTGAGGCGTTGCTCGTCTTGTTAGTTGATGTTGGAATTGTTGTGGTTTGTGCCCCGTTAGCCGTTTGGGCCTATGATCGCAATTAG
- a CDS encoding acetyl-CoA carboxylase, translating into MTDDTRLINTRMQLLFKRLTATKYWLQIVNDPYDDEFNVFFNSQRKWERLKSVPLHSLHGRNLVHLELVVTELHHLTQLTIEYEGFAGIRWPKNHHLIQKVRHNYE; encoded by the coding sequence ATGACTGATGATACCCGGCTGATTAATACGCGCATGCAATTATTGTTCAAACGCTTAACGGCTACTAAATACTGGCTTCAAATTGTGAATGATCCTTATGATGACGAATTCAATGTTTTCTTCAATTCTCAACGAAAATGGGAACGTTTAAAATCAGTCCCATTACACAGTTTGCATGGCCGCAACTTGGTTCACTTGGAATTAGTCGTGACTGAGTTACACCACTTGACACAGCTAACAATTGAATACGAAGGGTTTGCTGGCATTCGCTGGCCAAAAAACCACCACCTTATTCAGAAAGTGCGCCATAACTATGAATAA
- a CDS encoding MarR family winged helix-turn-helix transcriptional regulator: MPNISKQKKATGKLIEFGMVRHTADELSHRSHSAKDDHPLRFQGQGKILLALSQTDGLSQKELATRLNLTAQSTAEFVNKLVKRALVTKEKSTTDRRKTIIHLTALGRETAAAEIEKVPEFLNVLTDTELDQLTTILTKINDSLYNEINTANPTLFNKFQQTVTNHLRDWFL, encoded by the coding sequence ATGCCTAATATAAGTAAACAAAAAAAAGCGACCGGCAAGCTGATCGAATTTGGTATGGTGCGACACACCGCTGACGAATTAAGCCACCGTAGCCATTCAGCTAAAGATGACCACCCATTGCGGTTTCAGGGGCAAGGCAAAATTCTGCTGGCACTCTCACAAACTGACGGTCTTTCCCAAAAGGAACTGGCTACCCGGTTAAATTTAACGGCGCAATCAACCGCTGAATTTGTCAACAAATTAGTCAAAAGAGCGCTAGTTACAAAAGAAAAGTCAACGACCGATCGCCGCAAAACCATCATTCATCTGACAGCATTGGGCCGTGAAACCGCGGCTGCAGAAATAGAAAAAGTGCCAGAATTTTTAAACGTGTTGACTGACACTGAACTAGATCAACTCACAACAATTCTGACAAAAATTAATGACAGTCTTTATAACGAAATCAACACCGCTAATCCCACTTTGTTTAATAAGTTCCAACAAACGGTAACCAACCACTTACGCGACTGGTTCCTTTAA
- a CDS encoding alpha/beta fold hydrolase, translating to MIEIFNRQLQDIPLLEVVNADDQHQALPLVVFYHGWQSSKALVLTQARKLAAKRLRVILPDAPNHGARQQPVSRLPSWTFWQSIQGNLAEFQLIIDFYQQQHLILADKIGVGGYSMGGMTTGALLTQHPEIKAASIIMGTPNLAAYAQLVRDSAARRQIYLPTDMVQLTSWLNYYDLNQRPETLNHRPVLFWHGTADERIPYAQSRDFFDRIHTEPYAEQVAFITGYQAKHLVKIPLMTKIANFFDYYLNT from the coding sequence ATGATTGAAATTTTTAACCGGCAGCTTCAAGATATTCCGCTCCTCGAAGTTGTCAATGCCGACGACCAACATCAAGCCTTACCACTAGTCGTCTTTTATCACGGCTGGCAATCAAGTAAAGCGCTCGTCTTAACCCAGGCGCGCAAGCTTGCCGCTAAACGATTACGCGTCATTTTACCAGATGCCCCAAACCACGGTGCCCGGCAACAACCGGTCAGTCGCTTACCCTCATGGACCTTTTGGCAAAGTATTCAAGGTAACCTCGCCGAGTTTCAATTAATTATTGATTTTTATCAGCAACAGCACCTCATCTTGGCTGATAAAATTGGGGTCGGTGGCTACTCAATGGGTGGTATGACAACTGGGGCCTTGTTGACGCAACACCCAGAGATTAAGGCTGCAAGTATTATCATGGGCACGCCTAACCTAGCTGCCTATGCCCAGCTAGTCCGCGATTCAGCAGCCCGTCGCCAAATATATCTCCCAACGGATATGGTTCAATTAACCAGTTGGCTCAACTATTATGACTTAAATCAGCGACCGGAAACCCTTAACCACCGGCCCGTCTTATTTTGGCACGGCACCGCCGATGAGCGGATTCCATATGCCCAATCCCGTGACTTTTTTGACCGCATCCATACCGAACCCTATGCCGAACAGGTGGCCTTCATTACCGGCTATCAGGCTAAGCATTTGGTTAAAATCCCATTAATGACTAAAATTGCCAACTTCTTTGACTATTATCTCAACACCTAG